The sequence CGGATGCCGGGCGGGTCGAGTCCGGTCAGGGGCTCGTCCAGCAACAGGACGGGCGGTGCAATCAGGTAGGCGCACGCGATCGCCAGCTTTTGTCGCATGCCACGGGACAGCGAGGTCACCGACGCGTCGTACTTGGGCATCAGCTCAAAACGCTGCAATAAATCAAACGCGGTCGGGCGATGGTCGCGAATCTGATACAGGCGAGCGACGAAATCCAGGTGCTGGCCCACGGTCAAGTCGTCAAACAACGGCGGATCGTCGGGCACGTAGGCGACGCTGCGTTTCAACTCGATTTCGTCAGCAATCGGATCAAAACCGTTGACGCAAATGGTTCCCGAGGTCGGTCGCAACAAACCGGCCAGACAACGCAATGTGGTTGTTTTTCCGGCGCCATTGGGGCCGACGAGCCCACAAACCACCCCTGCGGGGATCGACACACTGACATTCTTGACGGCCAGGGTGTCGTCGTAGAGTTTTTGAAGATCTCGGATTTCGATCATAGCCGAACCCCAGCG is a genomic window of Neorhodopirellula lusitana containing:
- a CDS encoding ABC transporter ATP-binding protein, whose product is MIEIRDLQKLYDDTLAVKNVSVSIPAGVVCGLVGPNGAGKTTTLRCLAGLLRPTSGTICVNGFDPIADEIELKRSVAYVPDDPPLFDDLTVGQHLDFVARLYQIRDHRPTAFDLLQRFELMPKYDASVTSLSRGMRQKLAIACAYLIAPPVLLLDEPLTGLDPPGIRMLLQSVRDYVKGGRTVIISSHLLAMIADVCDQVWMMHHGEVKYHGSTSELRRSFPEADSLEEAFFAAISNSNDLASESSSGACSQSRSESTSSPLTPGESQPAAIAPNLAGSSSPANAADLSAVLR